One window from the genome of Pyrus communis chromosome 16, drPyrComm1.1, whole genome shotgun sequence encodes:
- the LOC137719927 gene encoding toll/interleukin-1 receptor-like protein, protein MALTLSTRRAFSSFLSNECQGITTFFDDRELEEGTSIPLELPSAIKESNIAIILLLPNYASSKWCLDELTTILQCMEGRNSVLPVFYETDPSDVENQLDVLLKSSQSMKKSSSLPKTKRRSGRELINDIVKCVWRKVQATFTLSDSSWKLVGTDYALEQLSLLLPQYANDVRFIGITRMGE, encoded by the exons ATGGCATTGACTTTGAGCACCCGAAGAGCCTTTTCATCTTTTCTTTCGAATGAGTGCCAAGGAATTACGACTTTCTTTGACGATCGAGAGCTTGAAGAAGGAACAAGCATTCCTCTTGAGCTCCCAAGTGCGATCAAAGAATCGAATATTGCAATCATTCTTCTCTTGCCAAACTATGCTTCTTCCAAATGGTGCTTGGACGAACTCACAACCATTCTGCAATGCATGGAAGGCAGGAACTCAGTTCTGCCGGTCTTTTATGAGACAGATCCATCTGACGTTGAAAATCAACTGGATGTTTTGCTAAAGTCTTCGCAGAGCATGAAGAAAAGTTCATCACTACCGAAGACAAAAAGAAG ATCTGGAAGAGAGCTGATTAATGACATCGTCAAATGCGTGTGGAGGAAAGTGCAAGCTACATTCACGCTATCAGATTCCTCATGGAAGTTAGTCGGAACTGATTATGCACTCGAGCAACTAAGCTTGTTGTTACCTCAATATGCCAATGATGTTCGCTTTATTGGGATAACAAGGATGGGTGAATAG